Part of the Clostridia bacterium genome is shown below.
ACCTGCTCCCGCGCCACGACAAGCGCCTGCGCCAGGCGGCGCACTTCGTCCACGGGCCGGTGCAGGAGGTGCAGGGCGAGGCGTTGAGCCGACTTGGGTCCGATGCCGGGCAGGCGGTTCAGTTCTTCGATGAGCGTGGCGATGGGCCCGACGAAGGGCACGGGCGTCCTCCTTCAATCCACGGCGGGGCTAGAACGGCAGGCCGGGCGGCAGCGGAAGCCCGCCCGTGACCCGGGCGAGTTCCTGCGCGGCCCGCTCTTGGGACTTCTTGAGGGCGTCGTTGACCGCGGCCAGGACGAGATCCTGCAGCATTTCCACATCGTTCGGGTCGACGGCCGAGGGGTCGATCTCGATGCGCGTCATTTCCTGCTTGCCGGTGCAGAAGGCCTTGACGACGCCTCCGCCGGCGGAGCCTTCGACTTCCAACTCGGCCAGCCGGTCCTGCGCCTTCGTCATCTCTTCCTGCATCTTCTGAAACTGTTTCATGATCTTGTTCATGTCGGCGAAGTTCATTTAATCATTCATCTCCCGCACTTCCACGATTTCGCCGCCGAAGCGATCGAGCACGGCACGCACGAGGGGATCGTCCTCAGGGCCTCCGGACGAAGGCCCCCCGGCCGCGCCGCTCGCCGCGGCGCCCGCGGAGGCGGGATCAGGCGGCGCGGCGGCCTCTTCCGTGACGCAGCGGACGCGCAGCTCGACGCCCAGGACGCTGCGCAGCGCGCGCTCAACCACCACGCGGTGCTCGTCGCGCGCGATCTGATCTTTGTGGAAAGTATAGCCGTGTGCGAAATGGAGGATCAATTCGCCGCCGTTCAGGGCGCCCGGCTTCGCCACGGCCAGCAGCGCGTGCGTCCCGACCTTCAGCTTGCGCACGGCTTTCATGACGTCGTCCCAACGGGCGACGACCGAATCCAGGGACACGTCCTGGACCGGCGCCGGGGCGGCCGCCTCCGGCCGGGGCGTGTGCGCGGCGCGTGAGGACGCGGGCGAGCGATGCGACGCGCCCTGAGGCTTCGGCTCCGTCCCGGGCTGGGGCGCGGGCGCAGGCGGCGGCGCAGGCGACGGCGCAGGCGGCGGCGCGGCCTGCGGCTTGGGTTCCGGCTCCGACCGGGGCGCGGGCGTCGATGCGCGGGACGCCGCCCCCGGCGACGGCCGCGGCGCCGTCGCGGCCGGCGGGTCCTCGTCCCACGCCAGCCGGACGAGGCCCACCTCCACCGTCACGCGCGGCGAGGCCCCGCGCCGCAACTCGCCTTCCAGGTCCAGAAGGCCTTCCAGGACTTCGACGCTCCGGCGCGCGTCGGCCCCCATCCGCCCGCGCGCGCGCGCCTGCCAGACGTCGATCAAGTCGCGGACGACCTGCGCGAGGTCCCGCCCCTCCTCGTAGAGGCGGCTGGCCACGTCCCACACCGCCGCCGCGTCACGGCGCTCGATGGCGTCGGCCAGGCGTTCGAGCTCCTCCCGGCTGGCCGTGCCCAGCACGGCGGCGACGTCATCGTCCGTGAGCCGGCCGTCCGCGTAGACCAGGCATTGATCGAGAAGGCTGAGCGCGTCGCGCAGGCCGCCGTCCGCGCGCGACGCGATGGCCTCCAGGGCCTCCGGTTCCGCCTCCGCGCCGAGCGCGGCGACGATCTTCTCAAGCTGGCCGCGGATCTGTTCGGTCGTGAAGCGGCGGAAGTCGAAGCGCTGGCAGCGCGACGCGATGGTGGCCGGGACCTTGCGCGGCTCCGTGGTGGCGAGGACGAAGACGACGAACGCGGGCGGCTCCTCCAGCGTCTTGAGCAGCGCGTTGAAGGCCGGCTCCGTGAGCATGTGGACTTCGTCCACGATGTACACCTTGTACCGGCCTCCGGAGGGGGCGTAGCCGAGGCGCTCACGCAGGTCGCGGATCTCGTCGATGCCGCGGTTGCTGGCGGCGTCGATCTCCATCACGTCCAGCGCCCCGTCCTGGCCGAAGCGCTGGCAGTTGTCGCACGCGCCGCACGGCTCGCCGTCCTGCGGCCGCTCGCAGAGAAGCGCCTGGGCGAGGATGCGGGCGACGGACGTCTTGCCGGTGCCGCGTGGCCCGCAGAACAAGTACGCGTGGGCCACGCGGCCCTGCGCGACGGCGTGGCGCAGGGAACGCGTGACGTGCTCCTGGCCGACGACGTCCGCGAAGCGGCGCGGCCGCCACTGGCGATACAGCGCCTGATACCCGCCCATGGCTTCCCCTCCTTCCGTCCGTCTACGCGCCCACCGCCTGATCCCCTGCGGCGCAAGAAGAAAAAACGCAGCGGGATCCGCTGCGTGAAGGACTGGCCGTGCACCCGGCTCCGACCTACGGCGTCCAGACGGTTTGACGGCCGCCGACTCGGACCCGGCCACCCCGTGGCGCCCAGAAGTGCCCGCTTACCGTTGCTTCCTTCCGGACCTGGCGGGGTTCACGGGATTCTGCCGCACGGGACCCGATCGTCAACGTCACGTGCCGCCGCCTGCTCTGCGCGCCGCGGCCTCGGCCGGGGATTCAACCCCGCTATAGCGGATTGCGGGCGAAGGGCACCGCTACCTCCCCGTCTAGCACGGCCAAACGAAATCTGGCGGAAGGGGGGGGATTCGAACCCCCGGTACGGTTGCCCGTACACGACATTTCCAGTGTCGCCAGTTAAACCGCTCCTGCACCCTTCCGCGAAACGCAAAGCTCCAATGCTGCGCCGAAAGAATCCAAATGCCCGCAGGCGCGGGCGAAATCTGGCGGAGGGGGTGGGATTCGAACCCACGGTGCCCTTGCAGGCACACGACTTTTCGAGAGTCGCACCTTAAACCACTCGGACACCCCTCCGAACGGCACTCATCATCTTAACAAGCGCGGGCGCGCGCGATCAACCGCAAGAATCAGCCATGCGCGCCCGTGTGCGTCGCGCGCCGCTCGCGAAAAAACGCGCGCAACAGCGCGGCCGCTTCTTCGGCCAGGACGCCGCTCGTCACCTCAAGCCGGTGATTCAGGCGCGCGTCTTGCGCGATGTTGTAAAGGCTGCCGACGGCCCCGGCCTTGGGATCCGACGCGCCGAACACGAGGCGGCGCACCCGCGCGAGCACGAGCGCCCCCGCGCACATGGCGCACGGCTCCAGCGTGACGTAGATCGTGCAGCCCTCGAGGCGCCAGTGGCCGAGCGCGCGCGCCGCCTGGCGCAGCGCGACGACCTCCGCGTGCGCGGTCGGGTCGCCGTCCGCCTCCCGCCGGTTGTAGCCTTCGCCCAGCACGGCGCCCTCCGGCGAGACGATGACCGCGCCCACCGGCACGTCGCCGACGTCCGCCGCGCGCCGGGCCAGTTCCAGGGCTCGACGCATCCAGCGCTCGTCGTCGCCGATTCCCTGCCCGTCGCGCCCGGTCCCGCGCACATCGACGCCGTCCATGGCGACCTCCGCTTGAAAGAAAAGGCGGCCGCAGCCGCCAAATCTCTGGTGCGCCCGGAGGGACTCGAACCCCCGACGCGGAGCTTAGGACGCTCCCGCTCTGTCCGCCTGAGCTACGGGCGCAGCCGCGCTTTGATTATACCCCGTATCGAGCCGTCGCCGGTTCAACGAGTGACGGGCGACGGCGACTGCAGCTCGCCGGCGGCGCGCCGTCCGCGCCGCTCCGTGGCGAAGAACTGCCACGCCACAAAGACCAGCAGCGCCGCCTGCGGGACGATCGTTTCGAGGCTCGGGTACACGCCGAGCCAGTCGATCTCCGGCAGCCAGCCGGGCGCATGCGAGGGGATCACGCCGGCGACCTGCAACGCGTGCAGGCTCTGCCCGGTGAACTTGACGGCGAGGTAGTAGATGAGCACCGTGGCGACGAGGAAGAACGGCCGCACCGGTGTCTTCAGGCCGAGCTTCAGGATCGCGAAGCCGATCGCGAAGAGAACCGCGAGTCCGGCCGCGATTCCGCCGTACAGCGCGCCCGCGCCGATCGACGGCGCCATGCCGGCGAGGAAGATGACCGTCTCCGCGCCTTCGCGCAGCACGGCGATGAAGGCCATGGCCGCCAGCCAGGCCATGCTTCCCCGCGCGACCGCGCCGCTGACCTGCTCGCGGATGTACTTTTGCCAAGCGGCCAACGTGGAGCGGCGGTGCAGCCAGGCGCCGACCGTCAGCATCATGACGACCGCCACGACGCCGGCCACGCCCTCCACGAACTCTGCGCCGTGACCGGCCACCGCGACCGAGAGGAGCGAGGACAGCCCCAGCGCCAGCGCCACGCTGGCGAGAACCCCGGCGAACGCGCCGCCGTAGATCCAGTTCCTCTGCGCGGCGACCGGGCCGCGGTTCACGAAGGCGAGCAGCGCGGCGACGATGAGGATGGCTTCAAGCCCTTCGCGCAACAGAATGATCGCGGCGTCCCACCAGGTATACGTGGTCTCGCCTTGCGCGAGCGGCTCCAGCGCCGCTTCCATCCGCTCCAGGGCCGCTTCGGCCGCCCGCGCGTCACCGGCGCGCAGCGCGGCGAAGGCGGCTGTCATCTGTGATTCGATGGCATCGTACGCGGCCGGGGACTTGCTCTTGATGCCGCCTTCGATGTACGGCCAGGCGGCCGCGAACCTGTCGAGCTCCTGCTCCGCGCCGTTCACGTCGCCGGCGGCCGCGTCCGCGAGCGCGCCTTCAAGCACTCGGT
Proteins encoded:
- a CDS encoding FTR1 family protein, which produces MPRLPVRRSLIAVLLLTVLVCAWGLNGPAARAQSNGALASAEHEIAEAVGAIEQDRVDEAKDEYEKFKAAWPSLEDEVRAADPSAYAAIEDAMRDVDAAFASEPVDAEAAESALERLERAVEAYLDATGTPAKTGARLDAAGAYRVLEGALADAAAGDVNGAEQELDRFAAAWPYIEGGIKSKSPAAYDAIESQMTAAFAALRAGDARAAEAALERMEAALEPLAQGETTYTWWDAAIILLREGLEAILIVAALLAFVNRGPVAAQRNWIYGGAFAGVLASVALALGLSSLLSVAVAGHGAEFVEGVAGVVAVVMMLTVGAWLHRRSTLAAWQKYIREQVSGAVARGSMAWLAAMAFIAVLREGAETVIFLAGMAPSIGAGALYGGIAAGLAVLFAIGFAILKLGLKTPVRPFFLVATVLIYYLAVKFTGQSLHALQVAGVIPSHAPGWLPEIDWLGVYPSLETIVPQAALLVFVAWQFFATERRGRRAAGELQSPSPVTR
- the tadA gene encoding tRNA adenosine(34) deaminase TadA, translated to MRRALELARRAADVGDVPVGAVIVSPEGAVLGEGYNRREADGDPTAHAEVVALRQAARALGHWRLEGCTIYVTLEPCAMCAGALVLARVRRLVFGASDPKAGAVGSLYNIAQDARLNHRLEVTSGVLAEEAAALLRAFFRERRATHTGAHG
- a CDS encoding YbaB/EbfC family nucleoid-associated protein, yielding MNFADMNKIMKQFQKMQEEMTKAQDRLAELEVEGSAGGGVVKAFCTGKQEMTRIEIDPSAVDPNDVEMLQDLVLAAVNDALKKSQERAAQELARVTGGLPLPPGLPF
- the dnaX gene encoding DNA polymerase III subunit gamma/tau produces the protein MGGYQALYRQWRPRRFADVVGQEHVTRSLRHAVAQGRVAHAYLFCGPRGTGKTSVARILAQALLCERPQDGEPCGACDNCQRFGQDGALDVMEIDAASNRGIDEIRDLRERLGYAPSGGRYKVYIVDEVHMLTEPAFNALLKTLEEPPAFVVFVLATTEPRKVPATIASRCQRFDFRRFTTEQIRGQLEKIVAALGAEAEPEALEAIASRADGGLRDALSLLDQCLVYADGRLTDDDVAAVLGTASREELERLADAIERRDAAAVWDVASRLYEEGRDLAQVVRDLIDVWQARARGRMGADARRSVEVLEGLLDLEGELRRGASPRVTVEVGLVRLAWDEDPPAATAPRPSPGAASRASTPAPRSEPEPKPQAAPPPAPSPAPPPAPAPQPGTEPKPQGASHRSPASSRAAHTPRPEAAAPAPVQDVSLDSVVARWDDVMKAVRKLKVGTHALLAVAKPGALNGGELILHFAHGYTFHKDQIARDEHRVVVERALRSVLGVELRVRCVTEEAAAPPDPASAGAAASGAAGGPSSGGPEDDPLVRAVLDRFGGEIVEVREMND